One Paracidovorax avenae ATCC 19860 genomic region harbors:
- a CDS encoding DUF2177 family protein: MPRTYAIAYAATALAFLALDSVWLGTMAQRLYRPNIGHLMQEGVSIAPAVVFYLLYVAGMVFFAVVPGVEKQSWQQALGLGAALGLVAYATFGLTNQAVLRDWPWHVTAMDMAWGTVATGAASAIACAVVLRWFPPASA, translated from the coding sequence ATGCCACGCACCTACGCCATCGCCTACGCCGCCACCGCCCTCGCCTTTCTCGCCCTGGATTCCGTGTGGCTCGGCACCATGGCCCAGCGCCTGTATCGTCCCAACATCGGCCACCTCATGCAGGAAGGCGTCTCCATCGCCCCCGCGGTGGTGTTCTACCTGCTGTACGTGGCGGGCATGGTGTTTTTCGCCGTCGTGCCGGGCGTGGAAAAGCAAAGCTGGCAGCAGGCGCTGGGCCTGGGCGCCGCGCTCGGGCTGGTGGCCTATGCCACCTTCGGGCTGACCAACCAGGCCGTGCTGCGGGATTGGCCCTGGCATGTCACCGCCATGGACATGGCCTGGGGGACAGTCGCCACCGGGGCCGCCAGCGCGATCGCCTGCGCGGTGGTCCTGCGGTGGTTTCCGCCCGCATCGGCCTGA